One genomic segment of Acinetobacter oleivorans DR1 includes these proteins:
- a CDS encoding PhoX family protein — protein MTELTPYHEDQELDNNTSDNIHFRDILEQHVSRRSLITKAASGAVALTLASTLTGCNDSNDDSGSNNGGIPPVDPNKKPEKLTFTAVAKNHNDIVTVPEGYEANVIYALGDSINPAFGDWDDNNIPSGPSFQFRSGDCHDGMHFFGLNTSKNNFDESVSAEGLLVMNHEYINQTFLHPKGPTKVNGRRPEDEVIRETNAHGISIVHIKKDAATQKVVIDKKSIFNRRITASTEMNFAGVAAGSSLLTTRFSPAGRQTRGTHNNCGNGYTPWGTYLTTEENFIGYFQRSGSDEYARTDAEKIALKRYGLGVKKDELYQYEKDEKGAPKKDKDGKTIYLKDKNGELIPNVDEQGRQIYLGVSSRYGWETAIGQVESQDLYDRWNADVKAVQPTQDYRNGPNTFGWMVEIDPFDNRLNPVKRTSLGRFAHEDSACRAVAGQPLAFYMGDDSRGEYIYKFVSTAVWDTKDVNGGYTAGDKYMNAGKLYVAKFNNDGSGQWIELAYGKNGLNESNTTYPFKSQADVVTFARLAGDAVGATKMDRPEWCTVNPVNGEVYVTLTNNSNRGKDYATDAANPRNYTDLYNGTKEQKGNVNGHIIRFKETDDKTTAETFKWDIYLFGAEASMASNINLSGLTDNNDLSSPDGMWFDSRGVLWIQTDDGAYTDVTNCMMLAALPGQIGDGAAATTSNGQQTLVGAKVTDSTLRRFLVGPKQCEITGIAMTPDHKAIFINVQHPGEDSKSYATPDSNWPATQKDPSNKTARPRSATVVITRKDGGVIAG, from the coding sequence ATGACAGAGCTGACGCCATATCATGAAGATCAAGAACTGGACAATAATACTTCTGACAATATTCACTTTCGTGACATTTTAGAACAACATGTAAGTCGGCGTAGTTTAATTACTAAAGCAGCAAGCGGTGCTGTAGCTTTAACTTTAGCCTCTACTTTAACAGGCTGTAATGATAGTAATGATGACTCAGGTTCTAACAACGGTGGAATCCCACCTGTAGATCCAAATAAAAAACCAGAGAAATTAACTTTTACAGCAGTGGCAAAAAACCACAACGATATTGTGACTGTACCAGAAGGCTATGAAGCGAATGTCATTTACGCTTTAGGTGATTCAATCAACCCTGCTTTTGGTGACTGGGATGACAATAATATTCCATCTGGTCCAAGCTTCCAGTTCCGTTCTGGTGATTGCCATGACGGTATGCATTTCTTTGGTTTAAATACTTCAAAAAACAACTTTGATGAAAGTGTTTCGGCTGAAGGTTTGTTGGTAATGAATCACGAATATATCAACCAGACCTTCCTTCACCCAAAAGGCCCAACAAAAGTTAATGGACGCCGCCCTGAAGATGAAGTCATTCGTGAGACAAATGCGCATGGCATTTCTATTGTTCACATCAAAAAAGATGCTGCAACTCAAAAAGTAGTAATTGATAAAAAATCAATTTTTAACCGACGCATTACGGCATCAACAGAGATGAATTTTGCAGGTGTTGCTGCTGGGTCTAGTTTGCTTACAACTCGTTTCTCACCTGCTGGTCGTCAAACTCGTGGCACCCATAATAACTGCGGTAATGGTTATACACCTTGGGGCACATACTTAACTACCGAAGAAAACTTTATTGGTTATTTCCAACGTTCAGGTAGCGATGAATATGCACGTACAGATGCAGAAAAAATTGCTTTAAAACGTTATGGTTTAGGCGTTAAAAAAGATGAACTTTATCAGTATGAGAAAGATGAAAAAGGTGCTCCTAAAAAAGATAAAGACGGCAAGACCATTTATTTAAAAGATAAAAATGGTGAGTTAATCCCGAACGTTGATGAACAAGGGCGACAAATTTATTTAGGCGTAAGTTCACGCTACGGCTGGGAAACAGCAATTGGTCAAGTTGAATCACAAGACTTGTATGATCGCTGGAATGCCGATGTAAAAGCCGTACAGCCGACACAGGACTACCGTAATGGGCCAAATACATTCGGCTGGATGGTCGAGATTGATCCTTTTGATAACCGCCTAAACCCAGTTAAACGTACCTCATTGGGTCGTTTTGCACATGAAGATAGTGCTTGCCGCGCTGTAGCAGGTCAGCCATTAGCGTTTTATATGGGTGATGACTCTCGCGGTGAATACATCTATAAATTTGTCTCGACCGCTGTGTGGGATACCAAAGATGTAAATGGTGGCTATACAGCTGGCGACAAATATATGAACGCGGGTAAATTGTATGTTGCCAAATTTAATAATGATGGTTCAGGTCAATGGATTGAACTTGCCTACGGCAAAAATGGCTTAAATGAAAGCAACACTACATACCCTTTCAAATCTCAGGCAGACGTTGTCACATTTGCACGTTTGGCAGGTGATGCAGTCGGCGCTACCAAAATGGACCGCCCAGAATGGTGTACGGTTAATCCAGTAAACGGCGAGGTCTATGTCACCCTAACCAACAACTCAAATCGTGGTAAAGATTACGCGACCGATGCTGCAAACCCACGTAACTACACAGACCTCTACAACGGCACTAAAGAGCAAAAGGGTAACGTTAACGGTCATATTATCCGTTTTAAAGAAACTGATGACAAAACCACTGCCGAAACCTTCAAGTGGGATATTTATCTGTTTGGTGCAGAAGCATCTATGGCATCAAACATTAACCTATCTGGTTTAACTGACAATAACGATTTGTCTTCACCAGATGGTATGTGGTTCGACTCACGCGGTGTGCTTTGGATTCAAACAGACGATGGTGCTTACACCGATGTTACTAACTGTATGATGCTTGCAGCGTTACCGGGCCAAATTGGTGATGGTGCCGCTGCCACTACGTCAAATGGCCAACAAACGCTAGTCGGTGCTAAAGTTACAGACTCAACATTACGCCGTTTCTTGGTTGGACCAAAGCAATGTGAAATTACAGGTATTGCCATGACACCTGATCACAAAGCTATTTTTATTAATGTTCAACACCCTGGTGAAGACTCGAAAAGTTACGCAACACCAGACAGTAACTGGCCAGCAACCCAGAAAGACCCAAGCAATAAAACTGCACGTCCACGTTCAGCAACTGTTGTGATTACCCGTAAAGATGGCGGCGTGATTGCAGGCTAA
- a CDS encoding NRDE family protein, with protein MCIVTLAWHILDDMPLCLMSNRDEFYHRPTALLHPWEHTPIVAGQDLQSGGTWMGVTPQGRWAVLTNFRDGRDQKTYETSRGHLVQAFLESDLLPIRFAQQLEQQQQNFAGFNLFMGNADQAVYMSNRGEAPQVLANGVYVVSNGLMSDHWEKTRHLRTRFTQEFLPMLQHQIEELTLQHAAWDILEDERKVTTALLPNTGIQAEMEELLSSTFIQSPVYGTRCSNFLRMTNNEWLWLEKTQQGEHSGQIVQQQILLNR; from the coding sequence ATGTGTATTGTGACTTTAGCATGGCATATTTTGGATGATATGCCCTTGTGTCTTATGTCAAATCGGGATGAGTTTTATCATCGTCCAACGGCTTTATTGCATCCGTGGGAACATACTCCCATTGTTGCAGGACAAGATTTGCAGTCGGGTGGCACGTGGATGGGCGTTACACCTCAAGGCCGATGGGCTGTTTTAACCAACTTCCGTGATGGGCGAGACCAAAAAACTTATGAAACTTCTCGAGGGCATTTAGTTCAGGCTTTTTTAGAATCTGATTTATTACCTATTCGTTTTGCACAACAATTAGAACAGCAACAACAAAATTTTGCTGGTTTTAACTTGTTTATGGGCAATGCTGATCAGGCTGTCTATATGAGTAACCGCGGCGAAGCTCCTCAAGTTTTAGCTAATGGAGTCTATGTGGTTTCTAATGGCCTCATGTCTGATCATTGGGAAAAAACCAGACATTTACGAACACGGTTTACGCAAGAGTTTTTGCCTATGCTTCAACACCAGATAGAAGAATTAACATTGCAACATGCAGCGTGGGATATTCTGGAAGATGAGCGCAAGGTCACAACGGCATTATTGCCGAATACTGGCATTCAAGCAGAAATGGAAGAGTTATTATCATCCACCTTTATTCAAAGTCCTGTGTATGGCACACGTTGTTCAAACTTTCTAAGAATGACTAATAACGAATGGCTTTGGTTAGAAAAGACCCAACAAGGTGAGCACAGCGGTCAAATTGTTCAGCAGCAAATTCTTTTAAATCGATAA
- the lgt gene encoding prolipoprotein diacylglyceryl transferase, giving the protein MLTYPNIDPVAIHLGPLQVHWYGLMYLLAFLCAWGLASYRAKQRDGWTSEMVSDLVFYGALGVVLGGRVGYVLFYEFDKFLENPIWLFQVWTGGMSFHGGFLGVMVAMLFWCKKYQKTWFQTLDFIAPCVPTGLMFGRIGNFIGGELYGRAVTDPNYPFGMIFPTDPLHLVRHPSQIYQALCEGLILFIVLWWFSSKPRPRMAVSALFLMGYGVARFVMEFFRQPDADQGFILFGWMTKGQILTIPMLLIGLWMMWYAYQKKIYDWGPQKNS; this is encoded by the coding sequence ATGCTGACCTATCCTAATATCGATCCGGTCGCAATACATCTAGGACCTCTTCAAGTCCATTGGTATGGACTCATGTATTTATTGGCATTTTTATGTGCTTGGGGGCTTGCTTCCTACCGTGCCAAACAACGTGATGGCTGGACATCAGAAATGGTTTCCGACCTAGTGTTCTATGGTGCCCTAGGTGTTGTTCTGGGCGGTCGTGTCGGCTATGTCCTTTTCTATGAGTTTGATAAATTCCTCGAAAATCCGATTTGGTTATTCCAAGTCTGGACAGGTGGTATGAGTTTCCATGGCGGCTTTCTCGGTGTTATGGTTGCTATGCTATTTTGGTGTAAAAAATACCAAAAAACATGGTTCCAAACGCTCGACTTTATTGCCCCTTGTGTACCGACTGGCTTAATGTTTGGACGCATTGGTAACTTTATTGGTGGAGAGTTATATGGTCGTGCGGTAACTGACCCAAATTATCCATTCGGTATGATCTTCCCAACAGATCCGTTACACCTAGTTCGCCATCCATCACAAATCTATCAAGCGCTTTGTGAAGGTTTGATTCTATTCATTGTTCTGTGGTGGTTTAGTTCAAAACCACGTCCTCGTATGGCCGTTTCTGCCCTATTCTTAATGGGATATGGCGTTGCCCGCTTTGTTATGGAATTCTTCCGCCAACCAGATGCCGACCAAGGTTTTATTCTATTTGGCTGGATGACAAAAGGACAGATTCTAACAATTCCAATGTTACTGATTGGTCTTTGGATGATGTGGTATGCCTATCAAAAGAAAATTTATGACTGGGGTCCACAAAAGAATAGTTAA
- the thyA gene encoding thymidylate synthase has translation MRAYLDLLQHILDNGGDKGDRTGTGTRSVFGHQMRFDLSKGFPLLTTKKVHFRSIVIELLWFLKGDTNVQYLKDNKVSIWDEWATAEQTARFGRPEHELGPVYGHQWRNFGATKNADGSYNQDGFDQIKWLINEIKTNPNSRRLIISGWNPNEAGQVALPPCHTLFQFFVQDNKLSCQLYQRSADVFLGVPFNIASYALLTHMIAQVCGLGVGDFVWTGGDTHLYANHFEQAQLQLTREPLPLCQLKLNPEIKDLFDFKFEDVEIVGYESHPAIKAPVAV, from the coding sequence ATGCGTGCATATTTAGACCTACTACAACATATCCTTGATAATGGCGGTGACAAAGGCGACCGTACAGGCACAGGAACCCGTTCTGTATTTGGTCATCAAATGCGTTTTGATCTCTCTAAAGGTTTTCCTTTACTCACCACAAAAAAAGTTCACTTCCGTTCTATTGTGATTGAGTTACTTTGGTTTTTAAAAGGCGACACCAACGTCCAATATCTAAAAGATAATAAAGTTTCAATTTGGGATGAATGGGCAACAGCAGAACAAACTGCTCGTTTTGGCCGCCCAGAGCATGAGCTTGGTCCAGTTTATGGCCACCAATGGCGTAATTTCGGCGCAACAAAAAACGCTGACGGCTCTTATAACCAAGATGGTTTTGACCAGATTAAATGGTTAATTAATGAAATTAAAACCAACCCAAACTCACGTCGTTTGATTATTTCTGGTTGGAACCCGAACGAAGCTGGACAAGTAGCCTTACCCCCTTGCCATACGCTTTTTCAATTCTTCGTACAAGATAACAAATTGTCATGCCAACTTTATCAACGTAGTGCAGACGTGTTTTTAGGTGTGCCTTTTAACATTGCAAGCTATGCTCTACTCACCCATATGATTGCTCAAGTGTGCGGTTTAGGAGTCGGTGATTTTGTATGGACTGGTGGTGATACACATCTTTATGCCAACCACTTTGAGCAAGCACAACTTCAATTGACACGTGAGCCTTTGCCGCTCTGCCAATTGAAACTAAATCCAGAAATAAAAGACTTATTTGATTTCAAATTTGAAGATGTTGAAATTGTAGGTTATGAGTCGCATCCTGCAATTAAAGCACCAGTTGCAGTATAA
- a CDS encoding dihydrofolate reductase — protein MAWQNVEVVHVVAMDKNHCIGKGNALPWHISADLKHFKEITQGGVVIMGRKTLESMGRALPNRVNWIITRDINWQFDGVKIAYSIEDALNAALEDVKNTEKQALFIIGGGEIFKQTLSIADRLELTHVDLDVQGDAHYPTIPSEFHKTASEQQVDEKSGTSFEFATYKK, from the coding sequence ATGGCATGGCAAAATGTAGAAGTTGTTCACGTTGTGGCAATGGATAAAAACCACTGTATTGGTAAGGGCAATGCGTTGCCATGGCATATTTCTGCCGACTTAAAACACTTTAAAGAAATCACCCAAGGTGGCGTGGTCATCATGGGTCGTAAAACCCTTGAGTCTATGGGCCGTGCGCTACCAAACCGTGTGAACTGGATCATTACCCGTGACATTAACTGGCAATTTGACGGTGTTAAAATTGCCTATTCAATTGAAGATGCTTTAAATGCAGCTTTAGAAGATGTAAAAAATACTGAAAAGCAGGCATTGTTCATCATTGGTGGCGGTGAGATATTCAAGCAAACTTTGTCAATTGCAGACCGTCTTGAACTTACTCATGTTGACTTAGATGTGCAAGGTGATGCACATTATCCGACAATACCGAGTGAATTTCATAAAACTGCAAGTGAACAGCAAGTTGATGAAAAATCAGGAACTTCATTCGAGTTTGCCACTTATAAAAAATAA
- a CDS encoding Lnb N-terminal periplasmic domain-containing protein: MHNIGTREFIIALLFGLLHSLFTLFIVFSSIWICVALWVQQPFGWLGSRILIGIWIAFALSMAGLYVEGHLVSRRTDILIYLLAFACSLVWYFSITARQDRDWNPEVANMLSYEKHGDVITLHNVRNFNWHPDGTYDVRWETRTFDLNQLNGINIIASYWMGPQIAHTLVSFEFAHQQPLVFSIEIRKEKTEEFSAIGGFFRKYELSLIASDEKDIVYTRSNIRKEQVYNFPINMPRSEQKALFLEYLKKSDELRTKPEWYNTLTSNCTTLIFDMVQAINPYQLPKDYRLIASGYLPNYLYDLKALNQNVSLKQWYQIAHINPRTENFEQFSDQSSEHFSQIVRQGLPKAK; encoded by the coding sequence ATGCACAATATCGGAACACGTGAATTTATTATTGCTCTACTTTTTGGGCTGTTACATAGTCTATTCACGCTGTTTATTGTGTTCTCTAGTATTTGGATATGTGTAGCGCTCTGGGTTCAACAGCCTTTTGGCTGGTTAGGCAGCCGCATACTCATTGGCATCTGGATTGCTTTTGCGCTGAGTATGGCGGGCTTATATGTCGAAGGCCATCTTGTTAGCAGACGTACAGACATCCTGATTTACCTTTTAGCATTTGCCTGCTCTCTCGTTTGGTATTTTTCGATTACTGCACGTCAAGACCGTGACTGGAACCCAGAAGTTGCCAATATGCTGAGCTATGAAAAGCACGGCGATGTAATCACTTTACATAATGTCCGTAACTTTAACTGGCATCCCGATGGAACTTATGATGTTCGCTGGGAAACCCGAACATTTGACCTTAACCAGTTAAATGGAATAAATATCATTGCTTCTTACTGGATGGGGCCACAAATTGCCCATACACTGGTCAGCTTCGAATTTGCACATCAACAACCTTTAGTCTTCTCAATCGAGATTCGTAAAGAAAAAACTGAAGAGTTTTCAGCAATCGGTGGTTTTTTTAGAAAATATGAACTGAGCTTAATTGCTTCTGATGAGAAAGATATTGTCTATACGCGTAGCAATATCCGCAAAGAGCAAGTTTATAATTTTCCTATCAATATGCCACGATCTGAGCAAAAAGCTTTATTTTTAGAATATCTTAAAAAATCAGATGAGTTGCGTACAAAACCAGAGTGGTACAATACGCTCACGAGTAACTGTACAACTCTAATTTTTGATATGGTTCAAGCGATTAACCCCTATCAACTTCCTAAAGATTATCGTCTAATTGCTTCAGGTTACTTACCTAATTATTTATATGATCTTAAAGCTCTTAATCAAAATGTCAGTTTAAAACAGTGGTATCAAATTGCACATATCAATCCACGTACTGAAAATTTTGAACAGTTTTCAGATCAGAGTAGTGAACACTTCTCTCAAATCGTTCGACAAGGTTTACCTAAAGCTAAATGA
- the msrA gene encoding peptide-methionine (S)-S-oxide reductase MsrA, whose amino-acid sequence MQQALFGGGCFWCVEAVFLQIRGVEKVTSGYAGGHTTNPTYEQVCQGDTQHAEVILVDFDEEQVTYSQLLDVFFATHDPTTLNRQGNDIGTQYRSVIYYYNEEQKQAAEHTIQTLKDDDLDIVTELSPVPTFYSAEEYHQNYYAKNPSQGYCNFAIPPKLLKLYSKFQHLMKDQ is encoded by the coding sequence ATGCAACAGGCATTATTTGGCGGCGGCTGTTTTTGGTGCGTCGAAGCTGTATTTTTACAAATACGCGGTGTAGAAAAAGTAACTAGTGGTTATGCAGGTGGGCACACGACTAACCCTACCTACGAGCAAGTATGTCAAGGAGATACCCAGCACGCTGAGGTGATCTTGGTTGATTTTGATGAAGAGCAAGTAACATACTCCCAGTTACTCGATGTATTCTTCGCGACTCACGATCCAACGACTTTAAATCGCCAAGGTAATGATATCGGCACGCAATACCGCTCTGTTATTTATTACTATAATGAAGAGCAAAAGCAAGCAGCGGAACATACGATTCAAACACTAAAAGATGATGATCTTGATATTGTGACTGAATTGTCTCCTGTTCCAACGTTCTATTCAGCCGAAGAATATCATCAGAATTACTATGCAAAGAATCCTTCACAAGGTTATTGCAACTTTGCGATTCCACCTAAGTTGCTCAAGCTATATAGTAAATTCCAGCATCTTATGAAAGATCAATAA
- a CDS encoding ExbD/TolR family protein: MAFQLGEDHDSGINEMNLIPLIDIMLVLMIIFLVTATVANPSIPLTLPKTTAEIIDPPPKAITISINANGEVAWDTQVISLDELQKRFQEAGQGDVKPTVQLRADKESKYDTVAQVMSRASEAGLSDIAFVSEN; this comes from the coding sequence ATGGCTTTTCAATTGGGTGAAGACCACGATAGTGGCATAAATGAGATGAACCTCATTCCGCTAATCGACATTATGTTGGTGTTAATGATCATCTTTTTGGTCACAGCAACAGTTGCCAACCCATCGATTCCATTAACGCTTCCTAAAACAACTGCTGAAATTATTGATCCACCACCAAAAGCAATTACGATTAGTATTAATGCAAATGGTGAAGTGGCTTGGGATACTCAAGTAATTAGCCTTGATGAGCTTCAAAAACGTTTTCAAGAAGCAGGTCAAGGTGATGTTAAACCAACAGTTCAGCTTCGTGCAGATAAAGAGTCGAAGTACGATACTGTTGCACAGGTAATGTCTCGCGCTAGTGAAGCCGGACTGAGCGATATTGCCTTTGTCAGTGAAAACTAA
- a CDS encoding MotA/TolQ/ExbB proton channel family protein has protein sequence MNFSIYWQHADAVSKTLYFILLAMSIATWTVFILRLMGTRQLKQQAYAQLSQAITSLKAKLQPLSFEQRKAVAEQALLRQISAEKVNAEKGISVLGTIASIAPFVGLFGTVWGIFHALVAVGKSGQAGLAQVATPVGEALIMTGLGLAVAIPAVLAYNICVRANRGLAHDLQDQAHSLLIDTMLQQDSTVKSDVKTAQQSYVGGQA, from the coding sequence ATGAACTTTTCAATCTATTGGCAACATGCAGATGCAGTGAGTAAAACCCTGTATTTCATCTTATTGGCAATGTCGATTGCTACCTGGACAGTTTTCATCTTACGTTTGATGGGGACTCGCCAATTAAAGCAACAAGCTTATGCTCAACTTTCTCAGGCTATCACTTCGCTAAAAGCAAAGTTACAACCTTTAAGTTTTGAGCAGCGTAAAGCGGTTGCGGAGCAGGCTCTACTTCGTCAAATTTCTGCTGAAAAAGTCAATGCTGAAAAAGGTATTTCTGTTTTAGGAACAATTGCGTCAATTGCACCATTCGTTGGTTTGTTTGGTACGGTATGGGGTATTTTCCATGCACTTGTTGCAGTCGGTAAAAGTGGACAAGCAGGTTTGGCTCAAGTGGCTACACCAGTAGGTGAAGCGCTTATTATGACGGGCCTTGGTCTTGCAGTTGCGATTCCTGCGGTATTGGCTTATAACATTTGTGTACGCGCTAACCGTGGTCTTGCTCATGATTTACAAGATCAAGCGCACAGCTTATTAATTGATACAATGTTGCAGCAAGACTCAACTGTAAAGTCTGATGTTAAAACTGCACAGCAAAGTTATGTTGGAGGTCAAGCTTAA
- a CDS encoding energy transducer TonB: MSQSSAALNAPNPMKKKVITALIAVAIGHIGVLWAVSHIKPAELKPIDKKPLQVRFVKIQEQPKPLPPKPKEPPKKPEPKKEVKEVKVVEKPVTPPKKVEKIQQVKKAETPKETVKTEPKVETKVVTTTVSEKVVEKPKPVVQEAPKAQPAPDPSPKRVSIGGSGVQWSRSPRLTVSSKDLQGEARSVMVLIEADEKGKIINVRVTRSSGIPSLDDKVVRAVRGAKFKPYMENGVAYPIKAEQPFDLTP; this comes from the coding sequence ATGAGTCAATCTTCCGCAGCCTTAAACGCTCCCAATCCGATGAAAAAGAAAGTCATCACAGCACTAATTGCAGTTGCAATTGGTCATATCGGGGTCTTATGGGCAGTTAGCCATATTAAGCCTGCTGAATTAAAGCCAATCGATAAGAAACCTTTACAGGTACGTTTCGTAAAAATTCAAGAACAACCTAAACCACTACCTCCTAAACCAAAGGAACCGCCTAAAAAGCCGGAACCTAAAAAAGAGGTAAAAGAAGTTAAAGTTGTTGAAAAGCCTGTGACACCACCGAAAAAAGTGGAAAAAATTCAACAGGTGAAAAAGGCTGAAACACCAAAAGAAACAGTAAAGACAGAACCTAAAGTTGAAACCAAAGTGGTGACAACGACTGTTTCTGAAAAAGTCGTTGAAAAACCAAAGCCAGTAGTACAAGAGGCACCTAAAGCTCAACCCGCTCCAGATCCATCACCAAAACGAGTTTCAATTGGTGGTTCGGGTGTACAGTGGAGTCGTTCACCACGTTTAACAGTTTCTTCAAAAGATTTACAAGGCGAAGCACGCTCTGTCATGGTACTGATTGAAGCCGATGAAAAAGGCAAGATTATTAATGTACGAGTGACGAGAAGTAGCGGTATTCCAAGTCTAGATGACAAAGTTGTCCGTGCTGTTCGCGGTGCGAAATTTAAACCTTATATGGAAAATGGTGTTGCTTATCCAATTAAAGCAGAGCAACCCTTTGATTTAACCCCTTAA
- the purU gene encoding formyltetrahydrofolate deformylase encodes MNMTTANTARLLITCEDKPGIVQAVSSFLYHQGANITALDQYATEAQGGRYFMRVEFELDHLQSRKDALIQTFAANVAERYEMQWRLAFVNDVKKVGILVSKVDHALLELLWRHARGSLPCEITHVISNHEDLRESVENFGIPFTVIKVTKDNKAEAYAQIDEMMQGNDLLVLARYMQILSEDFVAKWEMKIINIHHSFLPAFVGANPYKQAYEKGVKLIGATAHYVTADLDQGPIIEQDVERVSHDYNVEQLRELGEDVERNVLARAVKWHLEDRIIVDGNKTVVF; translated from the coding sequence ATGAATATGACCACTGCCAATACAGCCCGTTTACTGATTACTTGTGAAGACAAGCCAGGGATCGTACAAGCGGTATCGAGCTTTTTGTATCACCAAGGTGCAAACATTACCGCGCTTGATCAGTATGCGACGGAAGCTCAGGGCGGACGTTATTTCATGCGTGTTGAATTTGAACTTGATCATTTACAGTCGCGTAAAGATGCATTAATTCAAACTTTTGCTGCGAATGTTGCTGAGCGTTATGAGATGCAATGGCGTCTTGCTTTCGTTAACGATGTTAAAAAAGTTGGTATTTTAGTTTCTAAAGTTGACCACGCATTGCTTGAGTTGTTATGGCGTCATGCACGTGGTTCGTTACCTTGCGAAATTACTCATGTCATTTCTAATCATGAAGATTTACGTGAATCTGTTGAAAACTTCGGTATTCCATTTACTGTAATTAAAGTCACTAAAGACAATAAAGCTGAAGCTTATGCGCAAATTGATGAAATGATGCAAGGCAATGATTTATTAGTTCTTGCACGTTATATGCAGATTTTAAGCGAAGATTTTGTTGCGAAATGGGAAATGAAAATCATCAATATTCACCATTCTTTCTTGCCAGCTTTCGTGGGTGCTAATCCATATAAGCAAGCTTATGAAAAAGGTGTGAAGTTGATTGGTGCGACAGCTCACTATGTGACAGCTGACCTTGACCAAGGTCCAATTATTGAGCAAGACGTTGAGCGTGTGAGCCACGACTATAATGTTGAGCAATTACGTGAGCTAGGTGAAGATGTAGAGCGTAATGTATTAGCTCGTGCAGTGAAGTGGCATTTAGAAGATCGTATTATTGTTGATGGTAATAAGACCGTTGTTTTTTAA
- a CDS encoding TetR/AcrR family transcriptional regulator, with the protein MSQPKALKTKDRILQISLQLFNERGERSVTTNHIAAELGISPGNLYYHFRNKHEIIKELMYQYQAETLEVLSLPDDRPLTTNDKINYFQVLSGQLWSYRFIHRDVYHLVESNEDFKKIYPRFAGQVMQQGQKIYQAFVDAGLMKMTASEIEALIINLWIVLTNWTNFLYMSGHISDNNHLEEKWVWQALRQMVFLEGPYLMGESRATYEQLLESLGPSDLFASLSSLKDE; encoded by the coding sequence ATGTCTCAACCTAAAGCTCTGAAGACAAAAGACCGGATTTTACAAATCAGTTTGCAGCTTTTTAACGAGCGAGGTGAACGGTCAGTTACAACCAATCATATTGCTGCGGAGTTGGGTATCAGTCCCGGAAACTTGTATTATCATTTTCGGAATAAGCATGAAATCATTAAGGAATTAATGTATCAATATCAGGCCGAGACATTGGAAGTGCTTTCTTTACCTGACGATAGACCATTAACGACCAATGATAAAATTAACTATTTTCAGGTGCTCAGCGGCCAATTATGGAGCTACCGTTTTATTCATCGTGATGTTTATCATTTAGTTGAAAGTAACGAAGACTTTAAAAAGATTTATCCGCGTTTTGCTGGGCAGGTGATGCAGCAGGGGCAAAAGATTTATCAAGCTTTTGTAGATGCAGGTCTTATGAAAATGACGGCATCGGAAATTGAAGCCCTCATTATTAACCTCTGGATTGTATTAACAAACTGGACAAACTTTTTGTATATGTCTGGTCATATTAGTGACAATAACCATTTAGAAGAAAAATGGGTTTGGCAAGCATTACGCCAAATGGTTTTCCTTGAAGGTCCTTATCTTATGGGGGAGAGCCGAGCAACTTATGAGCAGTTGCTTGAATCTCTTGGCCCTTCAGATCTATTTGCTAGCTTATCGTCCTTAAAAGACGAATAG